A window from Exiguobacterium marinum DSM 16307 encodes these proteins:
- a CDS encoding class I SAM-dependent methyltransferase, with protein sequence MEYTALLERLEDVIQSNHLVSATISQPRQKSSDLRRVKLKPVLIRNAYHIQFEYQYERVMNHKNLTPDEAVSEMIELLETFRQGQFQLKESDLQFQLSKKFKVTLKEKHTAQKEVQLSHNREKQYVLPLDEPVPFLIRLGIQSTDGKVKRQKYDKFKQINRFLEFIEDSLKHLPTDRTVRILDFGSGKSYLTFALYHFLHEMKGYDVHITGLDLKKEVIEECASIAKDLGYERLEFLVGDINEYEGETAVDMVVTLHACDVATDMALARAVRWGANVILSVPCCQKELNRQIQAPNLDVMLQHGLIKERFASLATDSIRAELLGLVGYDAQLLEFIDLEHTPKNIMIRAYLTNRVATAETKARYLAFKQMIHADPFLERELSDRLVLEVEQDVK encoded by the coding sequence TTGGAATATACAGCATTATTAGAACGTCTCGAAGACGTTATTCAATCAAATCATCTCGTGTCAGCGACCATCAGTCAACCCCGCCAAAAATCAAGTGATTTAAGACGGGTCAAATTGAAACCGGTCCTGATTCGGAATGCATATCATATCCAGTTCGAGTATCAGTATGAGCGTGTGATGAATCATAAAAATTTGACACCAGACGAGGCCGTATCGGAAATGATCGAGCTCCTCGAAACGTTCAGACAAGGTCAGTTTCAATTAAAAGAATCTGATCTTCAGTTCCAGTTATCGAAAAAGTTCAAAGTGACATTGAAAGAGAAACATACGGCTCAAAAAGAAGTTCAATTGAGCCATAATCGAGAAAAACAGTACGTGCTACCACTTGACGAACCGGTCCCATTCTTGATTCGACTAGGCATTCAATCTACAGACGGGAAAGTGAAACGACAAAAGTACGACAAATTCAAACAAATCAACCGCTTCCTCGAGTTCATCGAGGATTCACTCAAACATTTACCTACGGATCGCACTGTCCGTATTCTCGATTTCGGTTCGGGCAAATCGTATTTGACGTTCGCGCTCTATCACTTCTTACATGAGATGAAAGGGTATGACGTCCACATCACGGGACTCGATTTGAAGAAAGAAGTCATCGAAGAGTGTGCATCCATCGCGAAGGATCTTGGCTATGAACGGCTGGAGTTTTTAGTCGGGGACATTAATGAATATGAAGGGGAGACGGCCGTCGATATGGTCGTGACGCTCCATGCATGTGACGTGGCGACCGATATGGCATTGGCACGTGCCGTCCGTTGGGGCGCAAACGTCATCTTAAGCGTCCCGTGTTGCCAAAAAGAATTGAATCGTCAAATCCAAGCACCGAACTTGGACGTGATGCTCCAACATGGACTGATCAAAGAACGTTTCGCCTCCCTCGCGACAGATTCGATTCGGGCAGAACTGCTTGGACTTGTCGGGTATGATGCACAACTGCTCGAATTTATCGATCTCGAACACACACCAAAAAATATTATGATTCGTGCCTATTTGACGAACCGCGTGGCAACCGCTGAGACGAAAGCGCGTTATCTCGCCTTCAAGCAAATGATACATGCCGATCCGTTCTTAGAACGAGAATTGAGCGATAGACTTGTCCTCGAGGTGGAACAAGACGTAAAATAG
- a CDS encoding BrxA/BrxB family bacilliredoxin gives MDFQLYFQDVVEQARNEVRAAGYTELTTPEEVDGALKKEGKTLVLVNSVCGCAGGIARPAAAYVNKMEGVKPDHFVTVFAGQDREATDRAREYFEGYAPSSPSIALLEDGNIVTMVERSEIESATAEELVDQLQTLFDIYFS, from the coding sequence ATGGATTTTCAATTATATTTTCAAGATGTAGTCGAACAAGCGCGTAACGAAGTACGTGCTGCAGGATACACAGAGCTCACGACACCGGAAGAGGTGGACGGGGCACTCAAAAAAGAAGGGAAGACACTCGTCCTCGTCAACTCGGTATGTGGCTGTGCAGGCGGCATCGCGCGTCCGGCCGCTGCGTACGTGAACAAGATGGAAGGTGTAAAACCTGACCACTTCGTTACTGTGTTTGCCGGTCAAGACCGTGAAGCGACTGACCGTGCACGGGAGTATTTTGAAGGATATGCACCGTCTTCACCGTCAATTGCTCTTCTTGAAGATGGAAACATCGTGACGATGGTAGAACGCAGTGAAATCGAGTCAGCTACTGCTGAAGAACTCGTCGATCAGTTGCAAACATTGTTTGACATCTATTTCTCATAA
- a CDS encoding DUF952 domain-containing protein, whose product MEPVIKIMTEAEYMIALSRGEINEPSLQSEGTIKCCTPQQIGKVVKQSFFGESVVLVSLHVNRLGQLLHYELDEDGERYPHVYSAIPMSSVKQVQPYGSRDNGTVTYFAFERM is encoded by the coding sequence ATGGAACCAGTCATCAAAATCATGACGGAGGCAGAATATATGATTGCCCTGTCACGCGGTGAAATCAATGAACCATCACTTCAATCCGAAGGGACAATCAAATGTTGTACACCGCAGCAAATAGGAAAAGTGGTAAAACAATCTTTTTTTGGAGAGTCGGTCGTGCTCGTCTCGCTCCACGTTAACCGACTAGGACAGCTGTTACATTATGAACTAGATGAAGACGGGGAGCGCTATCCGCACGTGTATAGTGCCATCCCTATGTCTTCTGTTAAACAGGTTCAACCATACGGGTCTCGCGACAATGGAACGGTCACATATTTCGCTTTCGAGCGGATGTGA
- a CDS encoding transporter substrate-binding domain-containing protein yields MKKGFLALCLAGLAAFSVACGTDENEGGSSSTDGEDDKVIVMGTSADYFPYEFVDTANGDDIVGFDIDIAKKVAENMGYELKIEDMDFGSLLGALNAGRVDFVMAGMTPTEERKENADFSDIYFTAVNLILSKDDSLQSLEDLKGKKIGVQLGSIQEGIAQDQIQDAEIVSLNKIPEIIQEIKTGRIDAMVIEDTVAKKYLDQDSELTTFEIVDEEEAGSAAAFRKDDELRDQFNEELKKMIDNGDIDELAQKWFEEEAAPAE; encoded by the coding sequence ATGAAAAAAGGTTTTCTAGCATTATGTTTAGCAGGACTAGCCGCGTTTTCGGTCGCATGTGGGACAGACGAGAATGAAGGAGGATCGTCATCGACCGATGGGGAAGATGACAAAGTCATTGTCATGGGAACGAGTGCCGATTACTTCCCATATGAGTTCGTCGATACGGCGAATGGCGACGACATCGTTGGATTTGATATCGATATCGCCAAAAAAGTGGCGGAAAACATGGGATATGAATTGAAAATTGAAGATATGGATTTTGGTAGTTTACTTGGAGCACTCAATGCAGGGCGTGTCGATTTCGTCATGGCTGGGATGACACCGACTGAAGAGCGTAAAGAGAATGCTGATTTCTCGGATATTTATTTCACTGCGGTGAACTTAATCTTATCGAAAGATGACTCACTTCAATCTCTTGAAGACTTGAAAGGCAAAAAGATTGGTGTCCAACTCGGTTCGATTCAAGAAGGAATCGCACAAGACCAGATTCAAGACGCAGAAATCGTATCGTTGAACAAGATTCCTGAGATTATTCAAGAAATCAAGACGGGACGTATTGACGCGATGGTCATTGAAGACACGGTCGCGAAGAAATACCTCGATCAAGACAGTGAGTTGACAACATTTGAAATCGTGGACGAGGAAGAAGCAGGTTCTGCTGCTGCCTTCCGTAAAGACGATGAGCTCCGTGATCAATTCAATGAAGAGTTGAAGAAGATGATCGACAATGGAGACATTGACGAGTTAGCACAAAAATGGTTTGAAGAAGAGGCTGCACCAGCCGAATAA
- a CDS encoding amino acid ABC transporter permease has product MDFSRIYDSIPYILEGIPVMFQVVIVSALIGITLGIVVATLKIVPNRLINFLGHAYTAVFRGTPLILQLAIIHFGLPQLTGYITTPYQSAVIAFSLNSGAYISEIIRAGIQAVDKGQWEASDALGVPYVKQLRSIILPQAFKNILPALVNEMITLTKESALVSTVGVLDIMRRAQIVGGQKAIYFEPLLFAGVIYFTIVMILTYLGQRLEKRLRKSDGR; this is encoded by the coding sequence ATGGATTTTAGTCGGATTTATGATTCTATCCCTTACATACTCGAAGGGATTCCAGTCATGTTCCAAGTCGTCATCGTCTCGGCATTGATCGGGATCACGCTTGGGATTGTTGTTGCTACGTTGAAGATTGTGCCGAACCGCTTGATTAACTTCCTCGGTCATGCTTATACGGCCGTGTTTCGTGGAACACCGCTCATCTTACAACTCGCCATCATCCACTTCGGATTGCCGCAACTGACCGGCTATATCACGACACCTTATCAGTCGGCGGTTATCGCCTTCTCACTGAACTCGGGGGCGTATATTTCAGAAATCATCCGTGCCGGTATCCAAGCAGTCGACAAAGGTCAATGGGAAGCATCGGATGCCCTCGGTGTCCCTTATGTGAAACAATTACGTTCCATCATCTTGCCGCAGGCATTCAAGAATATCTTGCCTGCTTTAGTGAACGAGATGATCACGTTGACGAAAGAGTCTGCCCTCGTCTCGACGGTCGGAGTGCTTGACATCATGCGCCGCGCACAAATCGTCGGTGGGCAGAAGGCAATCTACTTCGAACCGCTTCTATTTGCCGGTGTGATATACTTTACAATAGTGATGATCTTGACGTATCTTGGACAACGTCTTGAAAAACGGTTAAGAAAGAGTGATGGAAGATGA
- a CDS encoding amino acid ABC transporter ATP-binding protein, with protein MIEVKDLYKQFGDLEVLKGITTTIERGEVVAVIGPSGSGKSTFLRCLNMLEIPTSGTVSVDGFELTKKGANVAKARQNIGMVFQQFNLFPHMSVLDNLTYAPVNVLKVSKAEALERAKKLLERVGLSEKIDAYPSQLSGGQKQRVAIARALAMEPNVMLFDEPTSALDPEMVNEVLDVMKGLVETGMTMVVVTHEMGFAREVADRVLFLDEGILMEEGKPADLLLNPQTDRAKRFLEKVL; from the coding sequence ATGATCGAGGTAAAAGACCTATACAAACAATTTGGTGACTTAGAAGTATTGAAAGGAATCACGACGACGATCGAACGTGGTGAAGTGGTCGCTGTCATCGGACCGTCCGGGTCTGGTAAATCGACATTTCTACGTTGCTTGAACATGCTTGAGATTCCAACGAGCGGGACGGTCAGTGTCGACGGGTTCGAGCTAACGAAAAAAGGTGCGAACGTCGCCAAGGCTCGTCAAAATATCGGGATGGTGTTTCAACAATTCAACCTGTTCCCACATATGAGCGTATTGGATAATTTGACTTATGCGCCGGTCAATGTGTTGAAGGTGAGTAAAGCTGAAGCACTCGAACGTGCGAAAAAATTACTTGAACGCGTCGGACTTTCTGAGAAAATCGATGCCTATCCGAGCCAACTTTCAGGTGGACAAAAACAACGTGTCGCGATTGCTCGTGCCTTGGCGATGGAACCGAACGTCATGTTGTTCGATGAACCGACGTCAGCACTTGACCCGGAAATGGTTAACGAAGTACTCGATGTCATGAAAGGCTTGGTTGAGACGGGAATGACGATGGTCGTCGTCACACACGAAATGGGCTTCGCCCGTGAAGTGGCGGACCGCGTGCTCTTCCTCGACGAAGGGATCCTCATGGAAGAAGGCAAGCCGGCTGACCTGTTGTTAAACCCGCAAACAGACCGGGCAAAACGCTTCTTGGAGAAAGTGTTGTAA
- a CDS encoding metal-dependent hydrolase — MKITYYGHATVGFEVDGVNVLIDPFLTSNPHTEVDPSTLRPDYLLLTHAHFDHIEDVELIAKETGATIVATHELASYYEKKGYSVHGMNIGGGHDFPFGRVTMTQAFHSSSLDMGDTPVYMGMPAGFIIETNGLTLYHAGDTSLFSDMKMYGERFEIDVAFLPIGDNFTMGPIDALDAAQWLQAKRVVPIHFDTFPPIKQDAQAFCDQLHRRGLLIEPNTTIEI, encoded by the coding sequence ATGAAAATCACTTATTATGGACATGCGACAGTAGGATTTGAGGTAGATGGTGTGAACGTTTTGATTGACCCATTCTTGACGAGTAATCCTCATACCGAAGTAGACCCTTCTACACTGCGGCCAGATTATTTGTTGCTCACCCATGCTCATTTTGATCATATCGAAGATGTCGAATTGATTGCGAAAGAGACGGGTGCGACGATTGTGGCGACGCATGAGCTTGCGAGCTACTATGAGAAGAAAGGGTATTCTGTACACGGTATGAATATCGGCGGCGGACACGATTTCCCGTTCGGCCGCGTCACGATGACGCAAGCCTTCCACAGTTCAAGTTTGGATATGGGAGACACGCCGGTCTACATGGGGATGCCAGCTGGATTCATCATCGAAACGAATGGGTTGACGCTTTATCACGCAGGAGACACGAGTCTCTTCTCAGATATGAAGATGTATGGTGAACGTTTTGAAATCGATGTCGCCTTCCTTCCGATCGGGGACAATTTCACAATGGGACCTATAGACGCATTAGATGCGGCACAGTGGCTACAAGCGAAACGTGTCGTCCCGATCCACTTTGATACGTTTCCACCGATTAAACAGGATGCTCAGGCGTTTTGTGACCAACTGCACCGTCGCGGTCTCTTGATTGAACCGAATACGACCATCGAGATTTAA
- a CDS encoding HD domain-containing protein has translation MNVIQETKQFIETIHASDSSGHDVAHVERVVRLVERLMENEPVNRTVLLLAAYLHDVEDHKLGRPKGLVKQHLSSIDITEEQANLVMAVIDEVSFSKGKTPTTRESEILQDADRLDAIGAIGIARTFQYAGSLGTPLDLAETSAVQHFQDKLLKLAGNMHTEKAKRLAMSRHTFMQCFLKQFHEEWDGIDT, from the coding sequence ATGAATGTGATTCAAGAGACGAAGCAGTTCATCGAAACGATTCATGCAAGTGACTCTTCGGGTCATGACGTCGCTCACGTTGAGCGTGTCGTTCGATTGGTGGAGCGTTTAATGGAGAATGAACCGGTCAATCGGACAGTTCTTCTCCTGGCGGCATATTTACACGACGTGGAAGATCATAAGCTCGGTCGTCCGAAGGGTCTCGTCAAACAGCATCTGTCCTCAATTGATATCACTGAGGAGCAAGCGAATTTAGTGATGGCGGTGATTGATGAGGTCTCCTTCTCAAAAGGAAAGACGCCGACGACCCGGGAAAGCGAAATCTTGCAAGACGCCGACCGTCTTGATGCGATTGGTGCTATCGGAATTGCGAGGACATTCCAATATGCAGGTTCTCTCGGTACGCCGCTTGATTTGGCAGAGACGAGTGCCGTTCAACATTTTCAAGATAAGTTGTTGAAATTGGCGGGAAATATGCATACGGAAAAAGCCAAACGCTTGGCGATGTCACGCCATACTTTCATGCAATGCTTTTTAAAGCAGTTTCATGAAGAATGGGACGGGATCGATACATGA
- the fadH gene encoding 2,4-dienoyl-CoA reductase: MKTIWITGGSSGMGKAMALKFKQEGWSVAISGRNEERLKDAMNDLNAIDAGQAMSVQHDVRDYEGCAQALADIVSAYGPVHALVNNAAGNFVCPTLDLSPNGWASVIDIVLNGTFNCTHVLGKHWEAEELRGGSIINMVASYAWQAGPGVAPSAAAKAGVLNLTRTLAVEWGYQFGARVNAISPGPIERTGGAEKLVSHVKEVERIRRNVPLGRFGTPEEIADLAYWMASDEMRYLNGDCISLDGGHWLNKHPF; the protein is encoded by the coding sequence ATGAAAACGATTTGGATTACCGGGGGATCGTCCGGTATGGGGAAAGCCATGGCATTGAAATTTAAACAAGAAGGGTGGAGCGTGGCCATCAGCGGTCGAAACGAGGAGCGACTGAAAGATGCGATGAACGACCTGAACGCCATCGACGCGGGTCAGGCGATGAGTGTTCAACATGATGTTCGTGATTATGAAGGATGCGCGCAAGCACTCGCTGACATCGTGTCCGCATACGGTCCAGTCCACGCGCTCGTTAACAATGCTGCCGGCAACTTCGTCTGCCCGACACTCGATTTGTCTCCAAACGGTTGGGCGAGTGTCATCGACATCGTCTTGAACGGGACGTTCAACTGCACCCACGTTCTCGGGAAACATTGGGAAGCAGAAGAACTCCGTGGCGGGTCAATCATCAACATGGTCGCCTCGTATGCGTGGCAGGCCGGCCCTGGTGTCGCACCGAGTGCGGCAGCGAAAGCGGGGGTCTTGAACTTAACACGAACGCTCGCAGTCGAATGGGGTTATCAGTTCGGCGCTCGCGTCAACGCGATCAGTCCTGGACCGATTGAACGGACAGGCGGCGCCGAAAAACTCGTCTCCCACGTGAAAGAAGTGGAGCGCATTCGCCGTAACGTCCCACTCGGACGGTTTGGAACACCGGAAGAGATTGCGGACTTGGCTTACTGGATGGCATCAGACGAGATGCGCTATTTAAACGGGGATTGCATCTCTCTTGACGGTGGTCATTGGTTGAACAAGCATCCATTCTAA
- a CDS encoding N-acetylglucosaminidase, with amino-acid sequence MKRKRKRTIWPMVATLSIAVAAFLWIQSGHEDMYTVETMTNGDRVTRSFESLDEAKRYMTSGKNRTLFSPSGEVLDFTGTGIVVTPSDAITNLYEDEAFKKRQSYVAGGTRLQLIERGNGHLKVRISGADVYVKPDQMTLFPEAVVERRGYYEIQDGDVYHSVEANGHLAGKFLVGPTKKRSDDRYYTERVQDVFDSPYQFASIRSSSPYTTKEFDQYLRSIDSPLAGEGKAFKRAEDTYGINALFLLAVAGHESRFGTSDIAREKRNLFGFRAADDNPSENATMFKTIDASVQAAAELFATKYVKGPYARGDYPGNKQEGINIFYASDPYWGEKVAGTMYTIDRELGLKQLKQIQ; translated from the coding sequence TTGAAACGAAAGAGAAAACGTACAATATGGCCGATGGTCGCGACACTAAGTATCGCAGTCGCCGCATTTTTATGGATTCAATCCGGACATGAAGACATGTATACCGTCGAGACCATGACGAATGGCGATCGCGTCACGCGGTCATTCGAATCTCTCGATGAAGCGAAACGATACATGACTTCTGGTAAGAACCGCACCCTGTTCTCTCCTTCCGGTGAAGTCCTCGATTTCACGGGTACCGGGATCGTCGTCACCCCAAGTGATGCGATCACAAATTTATATGAAGATGAGGCGTTTAAAAAGCGACAATCATATGTCGCCGGCGGTACACGACTTCAGTTAATCGAACGAGGAAACGGTCATTTAAAAGTTCGCATCTCAGGAGCTGACGTCTATGTCAAACCTGATCAAATGACATTGTTCCCTGAAGCTGTGGTCGAAAGACGGGGATATTATGAAATTCAAGATGGGGACGTCTACCATTCGGTCGAAGCGAACGGTCATCTCGCCGGCAAGTTCCTCGTCGGACCAACGAAAAAGCGCTCGGATGATCGTTACTATACGGAACGCGTCCAAGACGTCTTCGACTCTCCTTATCAATTTGCATCGATTCGTTCGTCCTCTCCGTATACCACGAAAGAGTTTGATCAATATTTACGGTCCATCGATTCTCCGCTCGCAGGGGAAGGAAAGGCCTTTAAACGGGCAGAGGATACGTACGGAATCAATGCTCTGTTCTTACTTGCGGTTGCCGGGCATGAGTCAAGATTTGGAACGTCCGACATCGCACGGGAAAAGCGAAACCTATTTGGATTCCGGGCGGCGGACGACAACCCGAGTGAGAATGCCACAATGTTTAAAACAATCGATGCAAGCGTTCAGGCTGCTGCAGAACTGTTTGCGACTAAATATGTCAAAGGTCCATACGCTCGCGGAGATTACCCCGGTAACAAACAGGAAGGCATCAATATCTTCTATGCTTCGGACCCATACTGGGGCGAGAAGGTCGCCGGTACGATGTATACGATTGATCGTGAGCTCGGTTTGAAACAGTTGAAGCAAATCCAATGA
- a CDS encoding aromatic acid exporter family protein produces the protein MKIGTRTLKTAVAAGIAMLISETIHLDYFVFAAIIAILSIQETRKKSIRASYERVMASLLAIGMGAAMFTLLGYSPVTLTLYFVIFIPLVQQLKLQDGLITSVVILTHLYTEAQFSVELFINELLLIVIGVGVGLVVNMYMPTLDREIERIKDSIDRSLAVLFYDVAACVETGVYNNHSMMLIKTRDYLKEGKDLSLRRMGNSIGKRNEDMDYLYFRMRERQYDILKRVADNAREITMVVNEAKPVATFLRRVGDHVNEQADASVFLQELEEMIEHYRKNVPLPTTREEFEVRSSLLNILSDVKSYLILKERYILLLKEHGHAREKRADQKD, from the coding sequence ATGAAAATTGGAACGCGGACGTTGAAGACCGCGGTCGCAGCGGGTATCGCGATGCTCATTTCCGAGACGATCCATCTTGATTATTTTGTATTCGCAGCCATTATTGCCATCTTGAGTATTCAAGAAACACGAAAAAAATCGATTCGAGCCTCCTATGAGCGCGTCATGGCGAGTCTCCTCGCTATCGGAATGGGCGCGGCGATGTTCACATTACTTGGTTATTCGCCAGTGACACTTACTCTTTATTTTGTCATCTTCATTCCGCTCGTACAACAATTGAAACTGCAGGACGGATTGATCACGAGTGTCGTCATCTTGACGCATCTTTATACCGAAGCACAATTTTCAGTAGAGCTGTTCATTAACGAGCTTTTACTGATCGTCATCGGTGTCGGTGTCGGGCTCGTCGTCAACATGTATATGCCGACGCTCGACCGGGAAATCGAGCGCATCAAAGATAGTATCGACCGCTCGCTCGCGGTACTGTTTTACGATGTGGCGGCGTGTGTCGAGACCGGTGTGTATAACAATCATTCGATGATGCTCATCAAGACGCGAGATTATCTGAAGGAAGGGAAGGACTTATCCCTTCGCCGTATGGGTAACTCGATTGGGAAGCGTAACGAAGACATGGATTATCTATACTTCCGGATGCGTGAGCGACAATATGATATTTTGAAGCGCGTCGCCGATAACGCAAGAGAGATCACGATGGTCGTCAATGAAGCGAAACCAGTTGCGACGTTTTTGCGTCGGGTCGGAGACCACGTGAACGAACAGGCGGACGCCTCGGTCTTCCTGCAAGAACTTGAAGAGATGATTGAGCACTATCGAAAAAACGTACCTCTCCCCACGACTCGTGAGGAATTTGAGGTACGCTCATCCTTATTGAATATTTTATCTGATGTGAAAAGTTACTTGATCTTAAAAGAGCGATATATCCTGCTCTTAAAAGAACATGGTCATGCTCGAGAGAAACGTGCTGATCAAAAAGATTGA
- a CDS encoding M20/M25/M40 family metallo-hydrolase, translating to MVNETRVLDTFLGLVGIDSETKEEAVICEHLKGVFTELGCDVYEDDASTKTAHSGNNLIITLPATKENIDPIYFTAHMDTVTPGKGIKTSIKDGYVVTDGTTILGADDKTGLTAMIELVRVLKEKQIPHGQIQFVITVGEESGLVGAKVLDLSKIDAKFGFALDSDGPVGDIIVAAPTQAKVNAKIYGKTAHAGVAPEKGISAIQIAAKAIAKMPLGRIDEETTANIGRFEGGRATNIVCDYVEVLAEARSLIHEKMEKQAETMKQAYIEVAESFGARAEVDIHIMYPGFKFEEGDEVVEVAKRAAQAIGRPTRILHSGGGSDANVIAGGGIPTVNLAVGYEEIHTTNERMPLEELYKLIEYVVTIVEEVASTEQ from the coding sequence ATGGTAAACGAGACACGTGTGCTCGACACTTTCTTAGGGTTGGTCGGCATCGATTCAGAAACGAAGGAAGAAGCGGTCATCTGTGAACACTTGAAAGGTGTCTTCACTGAGCTTGGTTGCGACGTCTATGAGGATGACGCATCAACGAAGACGGCGCACTCTGGTAACAACTTGATCATCACGTTGCCTGCAACGAAAGAAAATATCGATCCAATTTACTTCACGGCTCACATGGACACTGTGACACCAGGTAAAGGAATCAAGACGAGTATTAAAGATGGGTATGTCGTCACAGATGGCACGACCATTCTCGGAGCAGATGATAAGACGGGACTCACGGCAATGATTGAACTCGTTCGTGTGTTGAAAGAAAAACAGATTCCACATGGGCAAATCCAATTCGTGATTACGGTCGGAGAAGAATCAGGTCTCGTCGGTGCGAAAGTGTTGGACTTGTCGAAGATCGATGCGAAGTTCGGCTTTGCGCTTGACTCGGATGGCCCGGTCGGTGACATCATCGTTGCGGCACCGACACAAGCGAAAGTAAACGCGAAGATTTACGGAAAAACGGCTCATGCGGGTGTCGCGCCAGAGAAAGGCATCTCGGCGATTCAAATCGCAGCTAAAGCCATCGCGAAGATGCCTCTCGGCCGAATCGATGAAGAGACGACTGCGAATATCGGACGCTTCGAAGGCGGACGCGCGACAAACATCGTGTGTGACTACGTCGAAGTACTCGCAGAGGCACGCTCGCTCATCCACGAGAAGATGGAGAAGCAGGCAGAAACGATGAAGCAGGCCTACATTGAAGTCGCTGAGTCGTTTGGTGCTCGTGCTGAGGTCGACATCCACATCATGTATCCTGGATTCAAGTTTGAAGAAGGCGACGAGGTCGTTGAAGTCGCGAAACGCGCGGCTCAAGCAATCGGACGCCCGACACGTATCTTACATTCAGGTGGCGGATCGGATGCCAACGTGATTGCGGGTGGCGGAATCCCAACGGTCAACTTAGCGGTCGGCTATGAAGAGATTCATACGACGAACGAACGGATGCCGCTCGAAGAGTTGTACAAACTTATCGAATATGTCGTGACAATCGTCGAAGAAGTCGCATCAACCGAGCAATAA
- the rnz gene encoding ribonuclease Z: MKLQFLGTGSGMPSKQRNVSGLAIDLPKVTWLIDCGEGTQHQMLYTKIKPRKVTAVWVTHLHGDHVFGLPGFLSTRSALDGTDAVTVYGPKGLKKWLEATFRITGSHLGYELNVVEFTDGDTFEQDGHLVTVRKLEHRFPSYGFRINGPEKPGTLCVDRVRALGIPSGPIYKTIKEEERFEYEGKWYDSKEYVTEPIPGKVVAILGDTTPCENARILAEGADLLVHEATFMENEQPLARKYGHSTTREATALAKACSVGKLIVTHISARYVGREEEFEREVVSDFPSSLVATDFLEYTVGD; this comes from the coding sequence ATGAAGTTACAGTTTTTAGGAACTGGTTCAGGGATGCCATCGAAACAGCGCAATGTGTCGGGACTCGCGATTGACCTTCCAAAAGTCACCTGGTTGATTGACTGTGGTGAAGGGACACAACATCAAATGCTCTATACGAAGATCAAACCGAGGAAAGTGACGGCGGTATGGGTGACCCATCTCCACGGAGACCATGTTTTCGGCTTACCTGGATTCTTATCGACCCGCTCTGCCCTAGATGGAACGGACGCTGTGACTGTTTATGGGCCGAAAGGATTGAAAAAATGGCTTGAAGCGACATTTCGTATCACGGGTTCTCATCTCGGTTATGAGTTGAACGTTGTCGAGTTCACGGATGGAGATACATTCGAACAAGACGGTCATCTCGTCACTGTGAGAAAATTAGAGCATCGTTTCCCATCTTACGGTTTTCGCATCAATGGACCGGAAAAGCCAGGGACGCTTTGCGTCGATCGGGTGAGAGCACTCGGAATTCCGAGTGGGCCCATCTATAAAACAATCAAAGAAGAAGAACGATTTGAGTATGAAGGAAAATGGTATGATTCTAAAGAATATGTCACTGAACCGATTCCGGGTAAAGTCGTTGCAATTCTCGGTGATACGACCCCTTGTGAGAACGCTCGAATCTTAGCAGAAGGTGCGGACCTTCTCGTTCATGAGGCGACATTTATGGAAAATGAACAGCCGCTCGCACGCAAATATGGGCACTCGACGACACGTGAAGCGACAGCGCTCGCGAAAGCGTGTTCCGTCGGCAAGCTGATCGTCACGCACATCTCCGCTCGCTACGTCGGACGAGAAGAAGAGTTTGAACGAGAAGTCGTATCGGATTTTCCGTCGAGTTTAGTTGCGACCGACTTTTTAGAATATACAGTGGGGGATTGA